A window of the Podospora bellae-mahoneyi strain CBS 112042 chromosome 6, whole genome shotgun sequence genome harbors these coding sequences:
- a CDS encoding hypothetical protein (COG:L; EggNog:ENOG503NW5A) has protein sequence MPPHIPLKRLRSPSPEPPPKKRQSSTTSKKKAIAPPRKPTLFDDLDAGYTPRSSTKTSLLEIEASDDDTSSLTSLSDADFEDVPLDGPGTKRRKLSQPSSTEDEDIEFEDVPTPTAPAPDAAIPSQDLDLTLVRDTRINLAAAMGKKGPSKLERKIRIAAHGVHVQLLLWHNALRNAWCSDEEVMAIMISHLPPRLWEEVDRWRRSSGLEVQVEEPPPKGKTAWKGKGGGKATEKGREWGAAAKHLEKGAVDMSHGDPLFRLMKVLTSWWKQRFKITAPGLRKQGYMSLERLDRITKAFKQTNGDDQDRFGEKIDGLEGFRKRAQSCAGSRDVGAQLFTALLRGLGIEARLVASLQPLGFGWNKLEEADPEEEEHYLSESNPEKPPMPAAKPPPPKAKKTPAKPPPKTARSTRHSEKPPPEPSSDLESLSDSSNDLIIPPSPSPPPTSPTKTPKKAYDQDLEYPHYWLEALSPATHKYLPLDPLKPLLATNPDLLSHFEPRGSKADRARQVMAYIIAHSPDGTAKDVTIRYLKGQQLPGRTKGSRLPSEKIPVYDKNGKVKRYEEYDWFKRVMSSYIRGRDPSHPLTEADTLENETDLKPAERVDKVVKEGEETLQYYKQSKEFVLERHLKREEALLPTAKPVKMFVQNKNKKPGAQGEAVYSRRDVVQVKSAETWHKQGRAPKQGEVPLKKVPYRAATTNRRREIAEAELATGAKVLQGLYSHAQTDWIIPPPIQDGKIPKNEYGNIDLFVPTMCPKGAIHVPFRGAGRVARRLGIDYAEAVVDFEFGHRMAVPVIQGVVVAEEFYEKMVEELERDEAERRRKEDEKRRKRALGMWRRMLMGLRIVERLEGQYGNVKEGEQEGGTGQIGGDVHMAGEGAGGFEAEEDQMAGGFLPEGHKADDLGGGGFFAEGQEEDEQHGRTTSGYFPTVHSDDDDDDGEDVLEIDHGDVSGVLSEAVSPKPASLSPSPTPEIEETKAPPRRSARRKAPVKPKAAAAGGKRGRRRRNVASTSSEEEEIEEGYKVFYSGED, from the coding sequence ATGCCACCACACATCCCCCTCAAACGACTCCGCTCTCCCTCCCCtgaaccaccccccaaaaagcGGCAGTCTTCAACAACTTCAAAGAAGAAAGCCATCGCCCCCCCCCGTAAACCAACCCTCTTCGACGACCTCGACGCCGGCTACACCCCCCGTTCCTCAACCAAgacctccctcctcgaaaTCGAAGCTAGCGATGACGACACCAGCTCCTTGACGTCCCTCTCCGACGCCGATTTCGAGGACGTCCCGCTGGATGGTCCTGGCACAAAACGCCGAAAACTctcccaaccctcctctacagaagatgaagacatCGAATTCGAAGATGTCCCCACGCCTACTGCGCCAGCTCCCGATGCTGCTATCCCCAGTCAGGACCTCGATCTGACGTTGGTACGGGATACCAGAATCAATCTTGCTGCCGcgatggggaagaaggggccCTCGAAGCTTGAAAGAAAGATCAGGATAGCTGCACATGGTGTCCATGTCCAGTTGTTACTATGGCACAATGCGCTGAGGAATGCGTGGTGTAGTGacgaggaggtgatggcgatCATGATATCGCATTTACCGCCTAGgctgtgggaggaggtggataggtggaggaggagcagtgGGTTGGAGGTACAGGTGGAggagccaccaccaaagggGAAGACAGCttggaaggggaaaggcGGGGGGAAAGCAAcagagaaggggagggaatGGGGAGCGGCAGCTAAGCATCTTGAAAAAGGAGCTGTCGATATGTCGCATGGAGATCCATTATTCAGACTGATGAAGGTCCTCACATCATGGTGGAAACAACGGTTCAAGATCACGGCACCAGGGCTGCGCAAGCAGGGGTACATGTCCCTAGAACGACTCGACAGAATCACCAAGGCATTCAAGCAAACGAACGGTGACGATCAAGACCGCTTCGGGGAGAAGATTGATGGTTTAGAAGGCTTCAGAAAGCGCGCACAGTCGTGTGCAGGCAGCCGCGATGTTGGTGCCCAGTTATTCACCGCTCTACTACGGGGACTGGGAATCGAAGCTAGATTGGTGGCCAGTCTACAACCCTTGGGATTCGGGTGGAACAAACTCGAGGAAGCCGAccctgaagaggaagagcatTACCTCTCGGAAAGCAATCCTGAAAAACCTCCCATGCCAGCcgccaaaccaccaccacccaaagcaaagaaaacacctgccaaacccccccccaaaacagccCGATCAACCCGGCATTCCGAAAAACCACCCCCCGAACCCTCCTCCGATCTCGAATCCCTCTCCGACTCCTCCAACGACCTGATaatccccccttctccttccccacctccaacctccccaaccaagaCCCCCAAAAAGGCGTACGATCAAGACTTGGAATACCCCCACTACTGGCTCgaagccctctcccccgccacCCACAAAtacctccccctcgaccccctcaaacccctcctagccaccaaccccgaccttCTGTCTCACTTTGAACCTCGCGGCTCCAAAGCCGACCGCGCCCGCCAGGTGATGGCATACATCATCGCCCACTCCCCCGACGGCACAGCCAAAGACGTCACCATCCGCTACCTCAAAGGGCAACAACTCCCAGGACGAACCAAAGGAAGCCGGCTACCCTCCGAAAAAATTCCCGTGTACGACAAGAACGGCAAAGTGAAACGATACGAGGAGTATGACTGGTTCaagagggtgatgagctCCTACATTCGCGGCCGtgacccctcccacccattGACAGAAGCAGACACCCTCGAAAACGAGACCGATCTCAAACCCGCCGAGCGGGTGGACAAGGTGGtcaaagaaggagaggagacACTGCAGTACTACAAGCAATCCAAAGAGTTTGTGTTGGAACGCCACCTCAAGAGAGAAGAAGCGCTCCTGCCGACCGCGAAACCGGTCAAGATGTTTGTTcaaaacaagaacaagaaaccGGGTGCACAAGGCGAGGCGGTCTACAGCCGTAGAGACGTCGTCCAAGTCAAGAGCGCAGAAACATGGCATAAACAGGGACGTGCCCCTAAACAAGGGGAGGTCCCCCTGAAAAAGGTGCCCTACCGAGCAGCGACTACAAATCGGAGAAGGGAGATTGCAGAGGCGGAGTTGGCTACGGGAGCAAAGGTTTTGCAGGGGTTGTATAGTCACGCGCAGACAGACTGGATCATACCGCCGCCGATTCAAGATGGAAAGATACCAAAGAATGAGTATGGGAATATTGATTTGTTTGTCCCGACCATGTGCCCCAAGGGTGCGATTCATGTTCCTTTccggggggcggggagggttGCAAGGAGATTGGGGATAGATTATGCGGAGGCGGTAGTGGATTTTGAGTTTGGGCATCGGATGGCTGTGCCGGTTATtcagggggttgttgtggcgGAGGAGTTTTATGAGAaaatggtggaggagctggagagggatgaggcggagaggaggaggaaggaggatgagaagaggaggaagagggcgctggggatgtggaggaggatgttgatggggttaAGGATTGTGGAACGGTTGGAGGGGCAGTATGGGAAtgtcaaggagggggagcaggaAGGGGGTACGGGACAAATCGGTGGTGACGTGCATatggcgggagagggggcgggagggtttgaggcggaggaggatcagATGGCGGGGGGGTTCCTGCCGGAGGGACATAAAGCGGACGACTTGGGCGGCGGGGGCTTTTTTGCCGAGggccaggaggaggacgagcaACATGGGCGCACAACTTCAGGGTACTTCCCTACCGTCCACtccgatgacgatgacgatgacggggAGGATGTGCTCGAGATTGATCATGGTGATGTGAGCGGTGTGTTGAGCGAGGCGGTGAGTCCGAAGCCAGCGTCACTGTCGCCATCGCCCACGCCAGAAATCGAAGAAACCAAGGcgccaccgaggaggagcgcaAGGCGGAAGGCGCCGGTCAAGCCCAAAGCCGCGGCGGCTGGTGGAaagcgaggaaggaggaggcgaaacGTTGCGTCAACGAgctccgaggaggaggaaatcgAGGAGGGATACAAGGTTTTTTATTCTGGGGAGGATTAG